The following is a genomic window from Rhizobium sp. 11515TR.
CGCCGTCGTCTACATGGCGGAACGCAGTCGCCTGTTGATGCGCAAGGCGCGCCTGCTGGCCGAATTGGCTGGCAAGGATGATATCGAAGTGCCGCCAGAGCTCAAGCAATTGCCCCAAACGGCAAGTTTGCTCGCAAGCGAGAAAGCGCTGATGGACACGCGCGCCAAGCGCATGACGACGCAGCTAAAATCACTGGAAGATCTGAAGGCGCTCCTGCAGAACGAAGTCGAGGCGCTTTCGAAGAAGAACGACACGCAGAGCCGCCAGCTCGATCTGGCCAAGGCCGACCGCGACAAAGTCGAAAGCCTGACGGAACGCGGCCTAGAGCTTGCCTCTCGCAGGATCTCCGCTGAACAGCGCGCCTCCGACCTGGAAGCGACGCTTCTCGATACGGAAACCGCGTCCCTAAAAGCCAAACAGGATATCAACAAGGCCAACCAGGACGAGATCACTCTGCACAACGACTGGCAGAGCTCATTGGCCCAGGACATGCAGGATACGGACACGCAGCTGGAAACGCTGCAGCTGAAGCTGTCGACCAGCCAATCGCTCATGCAGGAAGCCGTAGCCCAGTCCGCCGACGCCAGCAACCTCGATCCAAGCGGACCGGGTGTCAGCATCTCCTACACCATCATTCGTGACGAGAACGGCCAATCGAAGGAAATCCAGGCTCAGGAGAACACGCAGGTACTGCCGGGCGACCTGATCAAGGTCACTACCGGCCTTGCCATCCGATAGGAAAGTCGATGCGGATAGCCAAATCGATCTTTGTGCGGCCAGGCAGCAACGCCACCTATGGGGCGGTGGCGATTGCTCTCTCCTTCTTCGTGTTTGCCTATTCCTCCCGCTTCGGCCAGCCCTCGATTCTGCTCTACTACGCCCTCTGGTTTCCGCTCGTCATGATGGATTACCGGAACGTGCTCGGCAGTTATAATAGACAGCTCTGGCTCTTCACGTTCGGCGTTTTCACCTGCCTCTCGATCTTCTGGTCGGTCGTCCCGTCCGTGACGGCACGCGCGGCGATCCAGTACATGACGCATATCTTCTGCGCCCTGATCGCCATGCGCACGCTCGATATCCGCACGCTGACACGCGGCGCGATCGCGGGCACCGCCATCGTGCTCATCTATTCGATATTGTTCGGCTATTACGCCTATGATCCGATCGACGGAAGCTACAGCTTCGTCGGCGCCTTCGATTCCAAGAACCAGCTCGGCTTTTATGCCTCGCTCGGCATCTATTTCGCCTTCGCAGCCGTCTTCGTCCTTGGCGAACGTCGGATTTGGATGCTGGGTGCAGGATTTGCCGGCCTATTGTCCGCCTATTGCCTCCATGCTTCGGCATCGGCAACATCGGTGCTGACGACGGGACTGGTCGTAGCCTTGTGCATAAGCCTGCGCGTCATCCTGTATCTGTCACCCAAGCAGCGTAAAAGGCTGTTTGTGACAGCGGCCGTCTCCGGCGTCATCCTAGCGGTTGCCGGCGTCTATCTCGGTGCGGTCGATCTCGTTCTCGGTGCCTTTGGTAAGGATTCCACGCTTACCGGGCGTACCTATCTTTGGCAGCAGGGCATCGCAGCCGCACAGCAGAACCCTTTCTTCGGCGTCGGCTATCAAGCTTACTGGGTCCAGGGTTTCTCCGAGCCCGAGCGACTGTGGGATGAGTTTTTTATCGCTTCCCGCGCCGGCTTCCATTTCCATAATACCTATATCGAAACGACGGTCGAAACCGGACTCATCGGCGTCTTCCTACTCGCCTCAATCCTGCTGACGGCTTTCATCGGCCACATCAGCCGCTTTCTAAGCGACATCAGAAACGATGAATCCTACATCCTTCTGGGTGTCGCGACCCTGTTGCTGATCCGCTCCTTCGTCGAGATCGATATTCTCAATCCGTACCATGTCGGGTCCTTCCTGTTCTATTTCACGGCAGGAAAGCTTTCCATGCGAGCGCGGATGCCGGCGAACACGCCGTCGCGAACGGACGAGCAGATACCATTCGCGCCACCCGTCAACTGGGAGCCGCGAACGGGCCAATGAAGACACTCTACGGCATCCAATATCTCCGTGCCTTCGCCGCGCTCGCCGTAGTGTTGTTTCACGCAGCCGAGCGCAGCGGCGGCCATTTCCGCATCGGAGCCGCCGGCGTCGACGTCTTCTTCGTCATCAGCGGCTTCATCATGTGGACCATGAGCGAGCGTCGGCCGGTGACGCCGTTGCGCTTTGCGCTCGATCGGCTGCAGCGCATCGCGCCATCCTACTGGATCGTGACGGCCATCATGATCGCCGGCGCCGCCATCGGCCTGTTTCCGAACATGAAGCTGACGGCAAACCATATTCTCGGCTCGCTGCTGTTTATTCCCGTCCGCTCGCCAAGTACGGGCGGTAGCGAGATCTGGCCGGTTCTGGTGCAGGGATGGACGCTGAATTTCGAGATGTTCTTCTACGTCATCTTCGCGGCCTGCCTGTTTCTGCCACAACGACTGCGGCTTGCCGGCATGACGGCGATCTTCCTCGCCTTCGTCCTTGCCGGCGGCATCATCGATCCACAGTCGTCGTTGCTCTTGACCTATACGCGGCCGATCATCCTGGAATTCGTCGCCGGCGCAATCCTCGGACGCCTCTGGCTATCCGGACATGTGCCGGGGGCAGGCCTCGGTCTTGCCCTGATCGCCGTCGCATTGTCGGGCTTTGCCGCGATCCAGATTCTGAGCCTGGATTTCAACGAAGTGACCTGCGGACCGCTCGCTGTTGCCCTCGTGCTCGGCACGGTGTCGGTGGAGCGCAGCGGCAAGTTGCCCTCCATTCCGCTCCTTACCTATCTCGGCAACGCCTCCTATTCGATCTACCTCTGGCACACATTGGCCATTTCGGTGGTCGTCAAGTTGATGGCGCGGATGCAGATACCCTCGGACGCCATCACCTTCGTCGGCGTCATCAGCGGCACCATTCTCGGCATCTGCGCCTACGAAGCCGTCGAAAAGCCGCTGCGCAATCTGCTGAAGAACCTGAGCTGGCAGAGATCGCGCCCCTCACCGGCCTGAGGCCTGCGCCCCGCACAACCCGTGCGCATACGCTCGCGGATGCTTACACGTCTCTGAAAACGTCTCCTAAAGGGCATTTTGTCGATTCCGGCGTAGCTTGTGCGGCAGACTGATGCCTGCTTCTGCCTGCGAGCGTCCAAAACGGAGCTTGCCCAGATACGTCAGATGCCCGCGGCGCTCGACCTTCCTTGACGACAAGTATGGTGGCAATCAAACGGGTAGCGCCCGCTCGATTGTCGCCCCATGCCTCGCTCTGTCGCTGCCCTAGGCCCGGCGGCGCCGCAGCTGGTCGAAATAAACGATGACGATGATCAAGACGCCGGTGATGATGCGCTGCCAGAAGGAATTCAGGTTCAGCAGGTTGGCGCCGTTGTTGATGGTCGCCAGGATGAAGGCGCCGATCAGCGGGCCGTAGACCGTTCCGACCGCGCCGAACAGGCTGGTGCCGCCGATCACCGACGAGGCGATCGCCTGCAACTCCCAACCATCGGCCTGCGTTGCATTGCCGATGGCGATACGCGAGG
Proteins encoded in this region:
- a CDS encoding acyltransferase family protein; this encodes MKTLYGIQYLRAFAALAVVLFHAAERSGGHFRIGAAGVDVFFVISGFIMWTMSERRPVTPLRFALDRLQRIAPSYWIVTAIMIAGAAIGLFPNMKLTANHILGSLLFIPVRSPSTGGSEIWPVLVQGWTLNFEMFFYVIFAACLFLPQRLRLAGMTAIFLAFVLAGGIIDPQSSLLLTYTRPIILEFVAGAILGRLWLSGHVPGAGLGLALIAVALSGFAAIQILSLDFNEVTCGPLAVALVLGTVSVERSGKLPSIPLLTYLGNASYSIYLWHTLAISVVVKLMARMQIPSDAITFVGVISGTILGICAYEAVEKPLRNLLKNLSWQRSRPSPA
- a CDS encoding O-antigen ligase family protein, which gives rise to MRIAKSIFVRPGSNATYGAVAIALSFFVFAYSSRFGQPSILLYYALWFPLVMMDYRNVLGSYNRQLWLFTFGVFTCLSIFWSVVPSVTARAAIQYMTHIFCALIAMRTLDIRTLTRGAIAGTAIVLIYSILFGYYAYDPIDGSYSFVGAFDSKNQLGFYASLGIYFAFAAVFVLGERRIWMLGAGFAGLLSAYCLHASASATSVLTTGLVVALCISLRVILYLSPKQRKRLFVTAAVSGVILAVAGVYLGAVDLVLGAFGKDSTLTGRTYLWQQGIAAAQQNPFFGVGYQAYWVQGFSEPERLWDEFFIASRAGFHFHNTYIETTVETGLIGVFLLASILLTAFIGHISRFLSDIRNDESYILLGVATLLLIRSFVEIDILNPYHVGSFLFYFTAGKLSMRARMPANTPSRTDEQIPFAPPVNWEPRTGQ
- a CDS encoding polysaccharide biosynthesis/export family protein is translated as MIEFRPSKRLVSVNTSLRCATIVALSLCVASVSASAENLPGYHLGVMDKLHVRVAEWQTAEGTVRDWSTISGDYTVGPSGSISIPFIGDMPAVGKTTDQIADAIGLGLQKQFGLRDRPSASVEMSQFRPIYLSGEVQNPGEYPFAPNLTVLKAVSLGGGMRRADAGQRFARDFINAKGDAVVYMAERSRLLMRKARLLAELAGKDDIEVPPELKQLPQTASLLASEKALMDTRAKRMTTQLKSLEDLKALLQNEVEALSKKNDTQSRQLDLAKADRDKVESLTERGLELASRRISAEQRASDLEATLLDTETASLKAKQDINKANQDEITLHNDWQSSLAQDMQDTDTQLETLQLKLSTSQSLMQEAVAQSADASNLDPSGPGVSISYTIIRDENGQSKEIQAQENTQVLPGDLIKVTTGLAIR